Proteins from one Thalassophryne amazonica chromosome 20, fThaAma1.1, whole genome shotgun sequence genomic window:
- the LOC117502396 gene encoding zinc finger protein OZF-like: MSKGELLRALVKQRLAAAAEEIFVLFEGTMAAYEQELCRSKEENLRQRHLLDAVLNPHVRLDASDLQEMLAGKEKQHNQIPCLDQEAADCPQQDWSLCLDHKDSDPAYIKVEHEEVDVTEFHSPVITMKSETDEAETDNSHFWKETRQQASGLKITRTSKVSVSDMVCENDKKSFVSGSITHSNIKLELCHRAETLYSCSICAADFPSEENLELHMGLHQGAPQLDLRLCAQTLNQYEEFKEDLGHQNQTEDQRLQEAKWFDPDGQTEPPTDETSVISEPETDVDWEDIRDTQSGLTSVRYDNVSVSSKTCNTGEKPFMCSECDTRFVHKKSLQRHMRTHTEKKTCKCLTCHQIFYKEDLNEHMRSHKKEKPFNCPLCGTRFGHKKSLSRHIKAHSGEKLFSCSDCGKKFGRKSHLMRHAMIHMRHKIFH; encoded by the exons ATGTCTAAAGGAGAACTACTGAGAGCGCTGGTGAAGCAGCGACTGGCTGCGGCTGCCGAAGAGATCTTTGTGCTGTTTGAAGGAACCATGGCAGCGTACGAGCAGGAACTTTGTCGTTCCAAAGAGGAGAACCTACGACAGCGCCACCTACTGGACGCTGTTTTAAACCCTCACGTTCGCTTAGATGCATCAG ACCTGCAAGAGATGTTGGCGGGTAAAGAAAAGCAACACAACCAGATTCCCTGTCTGGACCAAGAAGCTGCAGACTGCCCTCAGCAGGACTGGAGTCTGTGTTTGGACCACAAGGACTCTGATCCTGCGTACATTAAAGTGGAACATGAGGAGGTTGATGTCACCGAGTTCCATTCTCCTGTCATCACTATGAAGAGTGAAACTGATGAAGCGGAGACTGACAACAGTCATTTCTGGAAGGAGACCAGGCAACAAGCATCAGGTTTAAAAATTACACGGACCAGCAAGGTGTCTGTGAGTGATATGGTTTGTGAGAATGATAAGAAATCCTTTGTCTCTGGGTCCATTACCCACAGCAATATTAAACTTGAACTTTGTCACAGAGCTGAGACACTGTACAGCTGCTCTATTTGTGCTGCAGATTTTCCATCAGAAGAAAACCTGGAACTACACATGGGCCTCCACCAGGGGGCTCCCCAGCTTGACCTCAGACTTTGTGCCCAAACATTGAATCAGTATGAAGAGTTCAAAGAGGATTTGGGCCATCAAAACCAAACTGAGGACCAAAGACTACAAGAAGCCAAATGGTTTGATCCAGATGGTCAGACTGAGCCACCGACTGATGAGACCTCAGTTATTTCTGAGCCTGAGACTGATGTCGACTGGGAGGATATCAGAGACACTCAGTCAGGGTTAACATCTGTGAGATATGATAATGTCTCTGTAAGTAGTAAAACTTGTAATACAGGTGAGAAACCATTTATGTGCTCTGAATGTGACACTAGATTTGTTCACAAGAAAAGTCTGCAGAGACATATGAGAACTCACACagaaaagaaaacatgcaaatgCTTAACATGTCATCAAATATTTTACAAGGAGGATTTGAATGAGCATATGAGAAGTCATAAAAAAGAGAAACCATTTAACTGCCCTCTGTGCGGCACAAGATTTGGTCATAAGAAAAGTCTGTCAAGACACATCAAAGCGCACTCAGGAGAGAAACTATTCAGCTGCTCAGACTGTGGCAAAAAATTTGGTCGCAAATCCCATCTCATGAGACACGCAATGATTCATATGAGGCATAAAATATTTCATTGA